One window of Medicago truncatula cultivar Jemalong A17 chromosome 2, MtrunA17r5.0-ANR, whole genome shotgun sequence genomic DNA carries:
- the LOC25486199 gene encoding peroxisomal membrane protein PMP22, producing the protein MSSVAKNGLNSYVKQLQEHPLRTKVITAGVLSGISDIVSQKLTGIQKLQVKRLLLKVLLGAGYLGPFGHYFHIILEKIFKGKKDSKTVIKRVLIEQLTSSPLNNLIFMIYYGLVIEGQPWVNVKARVKKGYPSVQKASWTFWPVVGWINYKFMPLHFRVVFHSLVAFVWGIFLNLRARSMTLTKS; encoded by the exons ATGAGTTCTGTTGCAAAGAATGGACTCAACAGTTACGTGAAACAGCTTCAAGAGCATCCTTTGAGAACCAAG GTAATTACAGCAGGGGTGTTGTCAGGGATAAGTGACATAGTGTCTCAGAAGCTTACTGGGATACAGAAACTTCAAGTCAAAAGACTTCTTCTTAAAGTG CTTCTTGGAGCCGGTTATCTTGGACCGTTTGGGCACTACTTTCATATAATACTGGAAAAGATTttcaaaggaaagaaagattcAAAAACTGTGATCAAGAGG gttcTGATTGAACAGTTGACATCTTCTCCTTTGAACAATTTGATTTTCATGATATACTATGGATTAGTTATTGAAG GCCAACCTTGGGTCAATGTGAAAGCTAGAGTGAAGAAGGGTTATCCATCAGTGCAGAAAGCATCATGGACG TTCTGGCCTGTTGTTGGGTGGATAAATTACAAATTCATGCCTCTTCATTTCCGTGTTGTTTTCCACAGCTTAGTAGCATTTGTCTG GGGAATATTTTTGAACCTTCGTGCACGATCTATGACATTGACTAAATCTTGA
- the LOC25486200 gene encoding probable F-box protein At4g22030: MEKSLISDRISSFCYCNTRGISARNKVQKIQLTKFSIPRLPNRSLVAELNYVNNYKIKDDPYNSKVNNSSIASNQNSKEVVKLHLIMEVISDRLEMHKIIGIQRDNWNNLLLSSINMMTLSASSMVGLAAVASTGGEASLVALKVSSTILYMAATGLLLFMNKVQPSQLAEEQRNATRFFKQLQGEVRTKLALGNFSEADVNEAMKKVLALDKAYPLPLLGSMIEKFPQIVKPATWWPQMKKQKYQTEKGGKNNGWNLKLEEEMKKIVNVLKNKDMEDYLKLSTKVLMFNKILAFSGPILTCLAAFGSIFLGSVNAPWPVMLGIICGALATVVNTLEHGGQVGMVFESCRAASGFFKLMEETIELNINEEDPLKRENGELFEIKVALQLGRSVSELREFTDVLSEDDDNACEEFASKLF, encoded by the coding sequence ATGGAAAAATCTTTGATTTCAGAtagaatttcttctttttgttattGTAATACAAGAGGAATTTCAGCAAGAAACAAGGTGCAGAAGATTCAGCTGACCAAATTTTCCATTCCAAGGCTTCCTAATAGATCTTTGGTGGCAGAATTGAATTATgtaaataattacaaaataaagGATGATCCATACAACTCCAAAGTCAACAACAGTTCAATAGCATCTAACCAAAATTCAAAGGAAGTTGTTAAGCTTCATTTGATTATGGAAGTCATATCAGATAGGTTAGAGATGCACAAGATTATCGGAATCCAGCGCGACAATTGGAATAATCTTTTACTGTCATCAATTAACATGATGACACTTTCTGCTTCATCAATGGTTGGTCTTGCAGCGGTTGCTTCGACCGGAGGTGAAGCATCACTTGTAGCATTGAAAGTTTCTTCCACAATTCTTTACATGGCTGCAACTGGTTTACTTCTGTTCATGAACAAAGTTCAGCCATCGCAGCTTGcagaagaacaaagaaatgcTACTAGATTTTTTAAGCAGCTTCAAGGAGAGGTAAGAACAAAGCTTGCTCTTGGGAATTTTAGTGAAGCTGATGTCAATGAAGCAATGAAGAAAGTTTTGGCATTGGATAAAGCTTACCCTCTTCCTTTGTTAGGCTCGATGATTGAGAAATTCCCTCAAATTGTGAAACCAGCAACATGGTGGCCACAAATGAAGAAGCAAAAATATCAaacagaaaaaggaggaaaaaataATGGATGGAATCTAAAGTTggaagaagaaatgaagaagatcGTTAAcgttttgaaaaataaagatatgGAAGATTATTTGAAGTTGAGTACAAAAGTTTTGATGTTTAACAAGATATTAGCTTTTTCTGGTCCAATACTAACTTGTCTTGCAGCTTTTGGTTCTATTTTTTTGGGTTCTGTTAATGCACCTTGGCCTGTGATGTTAGGGATCATATGTGGAGCTTTGGCAACTGTTGTTAACACATTAGAACATGGAGGGCAAGTTGGTATGGTTTTTGAGTCTTGTAGAGCAGCTAGTGGCTTCTTTAAGCTTATGGAAGAGACTATTGAGttaaatataaatgaagaagatCCTCTTAAAAGAGAAAATGGGGAGTTGTTTGAAATCAAAGTTGCTTTACAACTTGGTAGGAGTGTCTCAGAACTCAGAGAATTTACTGATGTATTATCTGAGGATGATGATAATGCTTGTGAAGAGTTTGCTAGCAAGCTTTTCTAG
- the LOC25486201 gene encoding uncharacterized protein yields the protein MIHLLFTLIFSEATMIALLLFKTPLRKLVIMALDRLKRGRGPVMVKTVAGTVLVVLSSSVYSMMKIQQRGIEDGASVNPTDQVLMAKHLLEATLMGAILFLALMIDRLHHYIRELRIRRKSMEAVKKQMRGAEDAKAGTSDETKTMEQEAAKLRAEVGRLESELQSKDKEVGAAEASVSALRKQSEGFLLEYDRLLEENQNLRNQLQSVDRRFSHSVSKKNM from the exons atgattcaTCTCTTATTTACACTGATTTTTTCAGAAGCAACAATGATCGCATTGCTGTTATTCAAGACCCCATTGAGGAAGCTTGTGATAATGGCTTTGGATCGGTTGAAACGAGGTCGTGGACCTGTTATGGTGAAAACCGTTGCTGGTACTGTTCTTGTTGTTTTGTCTTCTAGTGTTTATagtatgatgaagattcaacaaCGTGGGATCGAAGATGGTGCTTCTGTTAATCCTACCGATCAGGTTCTTATGGCTAAGCATCTTCTTGAAGCTACACTCATgg GTGCTATCCTTTTTCTTGCACTTATGATAGACAGACTGCATCATTACATAAGAGAACTCCGGATTCGGAGAAAGAGCATGGAAGCTGTTAAGAAACAAATGCGGGGGGCTGAGGATGCGAAAGCCGGAACTTCAGATGAAACTAAAACAATGGAGCAAGAAGCAGCTAAGTTGAGAGCAGAAGTTGGTCGTCTGGAATCTGAACTTCAGTCAAAAGATAAAGAGGTAGGTGCTGCAGAAGCCAGTGTAAGTGCTCTGAGGAAACAATCTGAAGGGTTCCTTCTTGAATATGATCGCTTACTTGAGGAGAACCAAAACCTCCGCAACCAGCTACAATCTGTTGACAGAAGATTCTCACATTCAGTTTCCAAGAAGAATATGTGA